One Bombus pascuorum chromosome 4, iyBomPasc1.1, whole genome shotgun sequence DNA segment encodes these proteins:
- the LOC132906083 gene encoding uncharacterized protein LOC132906083: MHVKFLLVAMLFAFVAWKPAESATAEQMDKMARSLRRSCLQKIDISEDKVEGMRRGEFPEDPNLKCYTNCIMKLVRTFKNGNIDFAMVIKQVELSMTPEEAAVMKEAILKCSHMEYTGDECQKSYTFVKCTYDTNPAKFFFPIWYKSNRMKGVGVCLLVSLMLVLLAIKDTESKKMNLDELKKSIKNLRKPCSKKNDTPKELLDGQHNGEFPKDEKLMCYMKCVLTQTKAMKGDEIMWDFFVKNARVMILDEYFPRITHLVETCKNEVTATDGCEAAWQFSICTYATDSELYIIP; this comes from the exons atGCATGTGAAATTTTTACTTGTCGCAATGTTGTTCGCGTTCGTGGCGTGGAAACCAGCAGAAAGT GCCACTGCCGAACAAATGGACAAAATGGCAAGGAGTCTTCGCAGGTCTTGTTTGCAAAAAATCGATATATCAGAAG ataAAGTGGAGGGGATGCGAAGAGGTGAATTTCCAGAAGATCCAAATCTGAAGTGCTATACGAATTGCATTATGAAATTAGTTCGAACC TTTAAAAATGGCAATATCGATTTTGCTATGGTGATCAAACAAGTAGAACTTTCGATGACGCCGGAAGAAGCAGCCGTAATGAAGGAAGCCATACTGAAATGTAGTCATATGG AATACACCGGTGATGAATGCCAGAAATCATACACGTTCGTAAAATGCACCTACGACACGAATCCGGCaaagtttttctttcct atttgGTACAAGTCAAACAGGATGAAGGGGGTCGGCGTTTGCCTGCTGGTCTCGTTGATGCTTGTCTTGCTGGCGATCAAAGATACAGAGAGC AAAAAGATGAACCTCGACGAACTGAAGAAGTCCATCAAGAACTTGAGGAAGCCTTGCAGCAAGAAGAACGACACCCCTAAAG AGCTTCTAGACGGTCAACATAACGGTGAATTCCCAAAAGACGAGAAGTTGATGTGCTATATGAAATGCGTCCTGACACAAACTAAAGCT ATGAAGGGCGACGAAATCATGTGGGATTTCTTTGTGAAGAACGCTCGTGTTATGATCCTCGACGAATATTTTCCACGCATTACACATTTAGTCGAAACGTGTAAAAACGAAG TGACGGCTACGGACGGGTGCGAAGCTGCATGGCAATTTAGCATATGCACCTATGCAACAGATTCGGAG CTTTATATAATACCGTGA